One stretch of Corvus moneduloides isolate bCorMon1 chromosome 16, bCorMon1.pri, whole genome shotgun sequence DNA includes these proteins:
- the ANKS3 gene encoding ankyrin repeat and SAM domain-containing protein 3, producing the protein MSELSDEASESELLSRSLSMWHGVGHVVCREELDVPLDLHTASSVGQYEVVQECIQRGDLDLNQRNCGGWTPLMYASYIGHDNIVHLLLEAGVNVNIPTPEGQTPLMLASSCGNESVAYFLLQQGAELEMKDIHGWTALFHCTSAGHQQMVKFLLENGANANCKEPVYGYTPLMEAAASGHEIIVQYLLNHGVKADVRDNTGATARTLAMKYGHTKIVGLIDLHAAPVPKVFCRGPGKYEELSSSDESCSAPQRQRPARRTKGPSIHEGPQALAKITAVGIGGRKHSHYEQVPPQGYVTFSNDGSCEPGVIRNRDVTSPINELDVESSSSREDSVLSSNSLGTIRSSSSSSECLIRIPGLSSEGSLESNEDSDHASSPPSRKQAKSFKGKARYSNSDSQWSHCLGKAGGCSQHLVLPEPPAYTGPQDLATFLEEIGCLKYLQVFEEQDVDLRIFLTLTESDLKEIGITLFGPKRKMTSAIARWHSSARPPSDALELAYADRLEAEMQELAIQLHKRCEEVQVMKGQVCQEQKLRAVAESCLMERDETWNAIQCQLREAQAITKDAGVLLDQIKSCQAELSARLGPERADEGAPDTWEWRGARESRRPGERPVLEGWPPSLKFLSLPELSAVLEECVGEMGKALQTVTQNLQRLQALGQSGQSWPKP; encoded by the exons ATGTCGGAGCTGAGCGACGAAGCCAGCGAGTCGGAGCTGCTGAGCCGCAGCCTCTCCATGTGGCACGGCGTCGGGCACGTGGTCTGCCGGGAGGAGCTGGATGTGCCCCTGGACCTGCACACAGCCTCCTCCGTCGGGCAGTATGAGGTGGTGCAGGAGTGCATTCAGCg TGGAGACCTGGATTTGAACCAGAGGAACTGTGGGGGCTGGACCCCACTCATGTACGCTTCCTACATCGGCCACGACAACATCGTgcacctgctgctggaagcGGGAGTGAATGTGAACATCCCCACCCCAGAAGGGCAGACCCCCCTCATGCTGGCCTCCAGCTGTGGCAACGAGAGTGTTGCTTACTTCCTTCTACAG CaaggggcagagctggagatgAAGGACATCCATGGCTGGACTGCCTTGTTCCACTGCACCAGTGCTGGGCACCAGCAGATGGTCAAGTTCTTACTGGAGAATGGGGCAAATGCCAACTGCAA GGAGCCAGTCTATGGATACACACCTCTGAtggaagcagctgcttctggcCATGAGATAATTGTTCAGTACCTTCTCAATCAT GGAGTGAAGGCAGATGTCCGAGATAACACTGGAGCCACAGCACGGACCTTGGCCATGAAGTATGGCCACACCAAGATTGTGGGGCTGATAGATTTGCATGCAGCCCCAGTGCCCAAGGTCTTCTGCAGAGGTCCAG GCAAATATGAAGAGCTGAGTTCTTCAGATGAATCATGTTCTGCTCCCCAGAGACAGAGACCTGCTCGTAGGACCAAGGGTCCCAGCATCCACGAGGGGCCCCAGGCATTGGCCAAGATCACAGCAGTTGGGATTGGAGGAAGGAAGCATTCTCACTATG AGCAGGTGCCCCCTCAGGGCTATGTCACCTTCAGCAATGATGGCAGCTGTGAGCCAGGTGTCATCAGGAACAGGGATGTCACCTCCCCAATTAATGAGCTGGatgtggagagcagcagcagcaggg AGGATAGTGTTTTGTCCAGCAACAGCTTGGGAAccatcaggagcagcagcagcagcagcgaatGCCTGATCAGAATCCCAGGACTCAGCAGTGAAGGCTCCTTGGAAAGCAATGAG GACTCTGACCATGCCAGCAGTCCCCCGAGTCGGAAACAAGCCAAGAGCTTTAAGGGCAAGGCTCGCTACAGCAACAGTGACAGCCAGTGGAGCCACTGCCTGGGGaaggctgggggctgcagccagcacctggtccttcctgagcccccGGCCTACACAGGGCCCCAG GACCTGGCAACATTCCTTGAGGAGATTGGGTGCCTGAAGTACCTGCAGGTGTTTGAGGAGCAAGACGTGGACCTCCGGATCTTCCTGACCCTCACAGAGAGTGACCTGAAGGAAATAGGCATCAC GCTGTTTGGCCCCAAGAGGAAGATGACCTCGGCCATCGCGCGCTGGCACAGCAGCGCCCGCCCGCCCAGCGACGCGCTGGAGTTGGCCTACGCTGATCGGCTGGAAGCGGAGATGCAGGAATTGGCCATCCAGCTGCACAAG aggtgTGAAGAGGTGCAGGTGATGAAGGGCCAGGTGTGCCAGGAGCAGAAGCTGCGTGCAGTGGCTGAGAGCTGTTTGATGGAGCGGGATGAGACCTGGAATGCCATCCAGTGCCAGCTCAGAGAGGCTCAGGCCATCACCAAAGATGCTGGAGTCCTGCTGGATCAGATCAA gagctgccaggcagagctgtcGGCCCGGCTGGGCCCGGAGCGGGCGGACGAAGGAGCGCCGGACACGTGGGAGTGGCGTGGTGCCAGGGAGAGCCGGCGGCCCGGGGAGCGCCcag TGCTGGAAGGGTGGCCACCTTCCCTGAAGTTCCTGAGCTTGCCTGAGCtgtcagctgtgctggaggagtgTGTGGGAGAGATGG GAAAAGCTCTGCAGACTGTGACTCAAAACCTCCAAAGGCTCCAAGCCCTGGGGCAGAGCGGGCAGAGCTGGCCAAAGCCATAA
- the LOC116452170 gene encoding uncharacterized protein LOC116452170, producing MGSPFWYPFTLYGNSLVTSQPLGTAWWLVSVPSPSPCPEPRQKSAGKDVQSLFSGGSSSVSSTMLSQGLLRLLPLLVQPLDPSSHAAGDTGSWDALPQALEEQEAVAPGRDAMLVLEALPWICAAVALILRGFYVGWVLVRGLRRRWGEAKSQSAGASARPCCQGHGCSEELLQLLLENQALMKMSLLQSSRQRPVPRGRRRRNAGTQKSRLHLSPLLRLPSPSSSLGLVDMAGNV from the exons ATGGGCAGCCCGTTCTGGTATCCCTTCACCCTTTATg GCAACAGCCTTGTGACATCACAGCCTTTGGGGACAGCGTGGTGGTTGGTAAGTGTCCCCAGCCCGTCGCCGTGCCCAGAGCCCAGGCAGAAGTCGGCTGGGAAGGACGTCCAGAGCCTGTTCAGCGGGGGCAGCTCGTCCGTCAGCAGCACCATGCTCAGCCAGGGGCTCTTGCGGCTGCTGCCGCTCTTGGTGCAGCCGCTGGACCCTTCCAGCCACgctgctggggacacagggagctgggatgcgCTTCCCCAGgccctggaggagcaggaggccGTGGCGCCAGGGAGGGACGCCATGCTGGTCCTGGAGGCGCTGCCGTGGATCTGCGCAGCCGTGGCCCTGATTCTCAGGGGCTTTTACGTGGGCTGGGTCCTTGTCAGAGGGCTCAGGAGACGCTGGGGAGAG GCCAAGAGCCAGAGCGCCGGGGCCTCTGCACGGCCGTGCTGCCAGGGCCACGGCTGCTccgaggagctgctgcagctgctgctggagaaccAGGCCCTGATGAAGATGTCTCTGCTCCAGAGCTCCCGGCAGAGGCCAGTGCCCCGAGGGAGGAGGCGAAGGAACGCCGGCACTCAGAAGAGCAGACTCCACCTCTCGCCTCTCCTCCgactccccagccccagctcatcTCTGGGCTTGGTGGACATGGCAGGGAATGTGTGA
- the LOC116451992 gene encoding glucagon receptor-like — MRDMLGAGSLRSLVQLAWLCLFSVPHGGAKVLEKTFEEWLRYRDECLRRMASEPYPAGLFCNRTFDMYACWPDGSPGTAVNVSCPFYLPWFEKVKHGLVSRRCGTDGQWVTVNGSQPWRDYSQCEDELEVTAEEEGARRLMLSFKVLYTVGYSLSLLTLISALLVLTVFRNLRCTRNYIHANLFASFGLRATSVMVKDALLERRWGVELVQVADWEALLSHEAALGCRAAQVLMQYCILANHYWFLVEAVYLYKLLIGAVFSEKNYYRLYLYLGWGTPVVFVVPWMAAKYLKENAECWALNENMAYWWIIRIPILLASLINLLIFMRILKVILAKLRANQKGYADYKLRLAKATLTLIPLFGIHEVVFIFATDEQTTGILRYIKVFFTLFLNSFQGFLVAVLYCFANKEVKSEMKKKWQLWKLDHPVLCCAH, encoded by the exons atgAGGGACATGCTTGGAGCTGGATCCCTGCGGAGCCTTGTCCAGCttgcctggctgtgcctgttCTCTGTGCCG CACGGCGGGGCCAAGGTGCTGGAGAAGACCTTCGAGGAGTGGCTGCGGTACCGTGACGAGTGCCTGAGGAGGATGGCGAGCGAGCCCTACCCGGCAG GGCTGTTCTGCAACAGGACATTTGACATGTACGCCTGCTGGCCCGACGGGAGCCCCGGCACCGCCGTCAACGTCTCCTGCCCCTTCTACCTGCCCTGGTTTGAGAAAG TGAAGCACGGGCTGGTGAGCCGCAGGTGTGGCACCGACGGCCAGTGGGTGACAGTGAACGGCAGCCAGCCCTGGAGGGACTACTCCCAGTGCGAGGATGAGCTGGAAGTCACTGCTGAGGAG GAAGGCGCCCGCCGGCTCATGCTGAGCTTCAAGGTTCTCTACACCGTGGGGTACTCGCTGTCGCTGCTCACCCTCATCTCCGCCCTGCTCGTCCTCACCGTCTTCAG GAACCTGCGCTGCACCAGGAATTACATCCACGCCAACCTGTTCGCCTCCTTCGGGCTGCGGGCGACCTCGGTGATGGTGAAGGACGCGCTGCTGGAGCGGCGCTGGGGCGTGGAGCTGGTGCAGGTGGCTGACTGGGAGGCTCTGCTGAGCCACGAG GCAGCGCTGGGGTGCCGTGCAGCGCAGGTGCTGATGCAGTACTGCATCCTGGCCAACCACTACTGGTTCCTGGTGGAAGCTGTCTACCTCTACAAGCTGCTCATCGGGGCCGTGTTCTCCGAGAAGAATTACTACAGGCTCTACCTCTACCTGGGCTGGG GGACCCCTGTGGTGTTCGTGGTGCCCTGGATGGCCGCCAAGTACCTGAAGGAGAACGCAGA gtgctgggcactgaacGAGAACATGGCTTACTGGTGGATCATCCGCATCCCCATCCTGCTCGCCTCCCTG ATCAACCTGCTCATCTTCATGCGGATCCTCAAGGTGATCCTGGCCAAGCTCCGGGCCAACCAGAAGGGCTACGCTGACTACAAGCTGAG gctggccAAAGCGACCCTGACCCTCATCCCCCTCTTCGGGATCCACGAGGTCGTTTTCATCTTCGCCACCGACGAGCAAACCACGGGCATCCTGCGCTACATCAAGGTGTTCTTCACCCTCTTCCTCAACTCCTTCCAG ggcttCCTGGTGGCCGTGCTGTACTGCTTTGCCAACAAGGAG GTGAAGTCCGAGATGAAGAAGAAGTGGCAGCTCTGGAAGCTCGACCACccagtgctctgctgtgcccaCTGA